The genomic stretch CTTTCTGAAGAGAGCATTGATAAGGATGCTGTATGTGACAATGTTCAACTGCAGCCCTTGGTCTAGGATGTCCTTCCTTATTTTCATCCCTTCTTCGACATCACCACTTTCACAGTGACCAGCAATAAGTATTGTATAAGTAACAAGATCAGGTTCAATGCCTTGGCATCTCATAAACTGAATTATTTTCGGAATTTCTCTTGTCAAACCAAGCAAGCGGTAACCATTAATAAGGCTGTTGTATGTGACAGTCTCTAGTTTCATTCCTTCTTCTGTCACCCTCTCAAAAAGATCCACTGCTTCATCTATGGAACCCACTTTACACAGACCATGTATAAGAGTAGAATAGGTATACCTGTCAGGGTTCAATCCGTACTTCAACATCAGACATAAAAACGATTTTGCAGGCTGAATAAACCCCCAATTACATAACGCGGACATCAGAATGTTAAAGGACATTCCCAATGGTTTAAACCTCCCCCGGGCCCTTGCTTCCTGAAGGAAAGATAAAGCCTCTCCAACTTTATCTTGCTTGCAGAGACCATCGATGAGAATACTATGTGAATATTCGCTGTGCGGGATGCCATCTGCCTCCATTTCTTCAAAAAGCTGCAATGCCATGTCTGTCATCCTTAGGCCATGCAATAAACTATCATAGGTGGAAACCGAGATTTGCATGTTTAGGCTGTTCATTTTACTGAGAAGGTAGAGCGCATCATGAATCATCTGAGCTCTCGCGTAACTATTTGCTAGAGCATCCCATAAAACACTGATGGAATCATGCTCTCTGAATTCACTCGACAAAATGTCGCAGAGAGTGGCAGCAGATCCGGATCCTACAGTAGGAAATGCAATTCAATTAAATGTGGTAATTGTGAGCTTTAACTATTCACAGTTGCTTCACATGTTACAACAAAATGTAATAAAAATGCCACAATTACAGCTACAGTATAGTGTAAAAGACATATGGAATAATTTCGAAGTGTGCGAATGATGATAGTATCCATTTTATAGTGTTATCAAAATTACCGATGTCATTTCTATGGCTCCTGGCACTTATCACCATCGATTTCCAACAAACATGTCATGGACATTGCTAATTACTGTACAAAATTTCATAGCAAGCTCACCTTGTTCATTGACCATCTGCGCCAAGCTGTcgcgcatctcccgccacctcctCTGCCCTATCAGTTCATGGCAGAGCCTGACCCGCGCGGCAATCGATGCCTTCCTCTCGAACTCTGCCCTGTCTTCCCCAAACCTAGGCAACAGTCCTACCCGGTCATAACGAGGAGCTAGCAGTGCGTCCCTAGCAATAACCACATCCTCTTCGGAATCCGttgacgccgacgccgccgcggaGGGGTAGGAGGATACCGGTCTGCGCGGAGGTGCGGAAGGTAGCGGGGGGCGGCGCTGGAGGTGGggcaggagaaggtggaggggaagGCGCGGTCGGAAGCGCATCCGATTGGGCAAGGTCTCATGGCGGGGGCGCGCGTGGCGGGCTACGGTTTGGAGGGTGCCGAGCTAGCCACGGCGGCGTTGAACATGGGAGGaggcttgccggcggcggcggcggcgcggcggctgcgTGTGGTCGGGTTTAAGCGAAGGGCTTTACCCTTTCGATTGAGTAGGAGACGGCAGAGGGGAAGCGGGCCGAGTGGGTGTGAACTCAACTTCGCGTTTCAGTTCCATACTGGCCCTGCAGCTGCTGGGCCTCTCTACCCCGGTGGTCTGGAACTCTGCATGTGCTTTTATCACTGGGTTTGGATTCGCTCAAAGAAAAAATGAGGTTTCCAATTTGCATCCCCTTAAAATGGTAGTATTTTTCATTTGCAACTAGGACACTGGCATTAAAAAAATATCGAACAGTACAAAGCAATtcaagaaaaatgaaaattaaccccttcatcttcaaccttcaCTTGCGTCCGCGATACTCCTGATATGATTGTGGGAGGGAAGAGAAGGAACCAGAAGGGGGCGCCAATGATGACAAGGAGGAGAAGCGACGGGGGCGTGGGACTTCAAATCCAGTCGCAATCGTTCGCTTCACTCCCGCTAAGACTAAGGGGATGTTAAAATACATGTACGGCTGAGATTAGAGTAGGTTTAGATCATCGTGTGCTTCAAGTCTATCTCCACTTTGTATCTCTATATATACCCCCAAATGATCATGGCAATATAATAAAATAAATTCTAGGGttctatccccccccccccccccccccacacacacacacacttccaATGGTATGAGATCCGGCTAAAAGGCAAACCAATCACTGCCTTCCTCCGCAATCCCGCATTCGACCCAGTGTAACGAGTTCTGGCTGAGAAACATGTGTTATACCTTCCCTTCTACGATACGACGGTTGTCATTCCACAACATGGAAGGGGATGTTTCGAGTTTCCACTTGTTGGAATCTCAACGATACCAACCCAACTAAGTATATGAGGAATACGAAAAGCAAAAAATGTATAGCTGACTTTCTCGTCCCAAGTCTGGGATCTATGGTTAGTGGTTGTCTATACGGTGCTAGGATGACTGACTAGATTTGTTGTTTAATTCATATGGTATTGTCTATACAATGGAACCTTCACCATAGGGCTTCGCCctcaaccatggttccattgcccacccaaTAGAATACAAGACTTTTAGTTGATAAGCCTCGATTTATATTTTagaaaacattttttattttgaatgaaTGAGGGTTTGGGAAAAGTTTTATAAGCTCTATCAACATATTGCAACATGAACTTGCCTAGTGATTGTGAATTACCACAATTCGGAGAATCTAAGTGACCCTGGACCTTGGGCTCTGAAAGTAGCATAATTGTCggataaggacaatgtttaagatCCAAATGATGCTATGGTGCATACTATGGGATGCTTTTACAACGCTCGCGGAAACCCGATGACCAGCTCGGAAGACTTGGGCCGACCAAAACCAGCAGGTCAAGCATGTGTCGTCACCTGTGCCAAAATATTCCAGAAGGTCGGGCGTGTGCCGTGGCGTGCTTCGAACAAACTGGGGGCTACGTTCCTCAACCGAAAGGAAACCCATTACAACATTTCGGAAAAGGCACCAGCGTACAGCCCGACACTCCACCGAACAGTTCAGCTAGGAGCCCGGCACCACCGTCTTTCTCGCCGGTTTTCTCGGAGGCTTCCAAACTGTATTTATTTTTCTCCGTTGAACTATGCCCCCTCACACATATTTCCCAAACTTCGATTAAGatgaaccaattttgttggaaatacaaTGACAAGTGAAACCCAACAGAAATTGTTGGAAATATTAAGAACCAACAAAGGAGCTTTTACCAAgaatttagaggtgaaacctctcTACACGAAGAACTGATAAAAATGTTCAAACTCAaaaacacaatagaagatgcatacgaattccATTTTggtttgttgtaaagctagcattaacctcacacagagaaataccaagaagcaacaatAATAAGAGGGGATGcaaagtgtcaacacccggatttttaagtccagatgcctatcatgctttacatcgcaatcccaggaatattgtttttgcgagacataatagattgatatcacagaacatcattcattacaaatcaTAATTATCTTAtatcaagggatcacatgatccagtcttacaataatagttgatctcatgatcaattacaaaacacacagcggaaaTACGTAGTAGAAGTCCATCTAttacacaggcaacgcttgacgtcaggagtagtcctagttatcgtagatgtcctgctgtccatctttctGGTAGtggggctcctcttcatagtctggccatttgaatagccagggacacagccatgagtactttaaagtactcgcaaactaatactagtgtaagtactaacaattttagtaagaggattctaagctctaagttcatttgcataaagtcagttttatttcataagcatttagtaatcaAAGACTctccatttgcctaacttaactcaagtgggaacattagtgtcattcccacaactctgttatgattcaaagtcaaagtcacatttcaaactcaagtcacaagtcaccagtcacattttgaaaagttctgatgacggaacagtatggtctttccaactgtccatgaccgcggacgcggctattcgaatagttttacactctgcagaggttgcacacttgtgccacaacatttgattacaaccgtcagggatagccctgaataatcatactcagtatgcggatcatcaaccattaacctttcacttacataccctagtataggtacctcccccatgagtttggcctcctagtgatagcaaactgccatcctag from Lolium rigidum isolate FL_2022 chromosome 4, APGP_CSIRO_Lrig_0.1, whole genome shotgun sequence encodes the following:
- the LOC124708589 gene encoding putative pentatricopeptide repeat-containing protein At1g13630 isoform X2 → MRFRPRLPLHLLLPHLQRRPPLPSAPPRRPVSSYPSAAASASTDSEEDVVIARDALLAPRYDRVGLLPRFGEDRAEFERKASIAARVRLCHELIGQRRWREMRDSLAQMVNEQGSGSAATLCDILSSEFREHDSISVLWDALANSYARAQMIHDALYLLSKMNSLNMQISVSTYDSLLHGLRMTDMALQLFEEMEADGIPHSEYSHSILIDGLCKQDKVGEALSFLQEARARGRFKPLGMSFNILMSALCNWGFIQPAKSFLCLMLKYGLNPDRYTYSTLIHGLCKVGSIDEAVDLFERVTEEGMKLETVTYNSLINGYRLLGLTREIPKIIQFMRCQGIEPDLVTYTILIAGHCESGDVEEGMKIRKDILDQGLQLNIVTYSILINALFRKGLVYEVENLLGEIHGIGLDMDVIAYSILIHGYCKLGEIERALQVCDVMCYSQKVLPTSLNHSSILLGLCKKGLLVEARWYLENVASRYQPGDVVLYNVVIDGYAKIGDIGNAVCLYDQIVVAAAESYFRAIQISSLRPTMVTYTTFMDALSEAGEVNTVLSLFYEMVEEGIKPNAVTYSVIIKGLCKQLRFHDAIHFLDNMHVEGVIADPIIYNNLIQGFCEAQDIRMSFHIYDRMVCCGVVPTPVTYNLLINVLCMKGKVIQAEMLLDSLREKGIELRKFAYTTLIKAQCAKGMPYEAISLIGKLIDEGFEASIEDFSAAINRLCKWEFPREAIMVIPIMLSVGVFPDTDVYRVLVRALRKSNELYYLPILNALAVKTGI